The sequence below is a genomic window from Mycobacterium sp. ITM-2016-00316.
GAACGCGACCGGCATGGACGGCAGTGGCTTGGTGACGACGAGCTCTCCCACCTCGCCACGCACCGGGTTGCCCGACTCGTCCCAGGCGTCCAGTGCCACCCCGAGAAACGGGGCCGACAGCTCCCCGGCCACACCGGCACCGTCCGCACGCCGCCGATGAAGGCCGACACCACATCGGTGCCCCCGCTGATCGATGCGACCTGAACGTGCTCACCGATGTTGTCGCGCATCCACAACGACGTCGAGGGCGGCAGCGATGACCCGGTGATCCCGACCGTCCGCAGCGCGGACAGATCGTGCTCGGTCCGCGGAACTGCGCCCGCCTTCATACAGCCGAGCACATATCCCGGGCTGGTACCGAGCACGGTCGCACCGACATCGGCGGCGATGGCCCACAGTGCATCCGGCGCAGGGTAGGACGGGCTGCCGTCGTAGCAGACGATGGTGGCGCCGACCAGCAACCCGGCGATCTGGAAGTTCCACATCATCCAGCTCGGGCTGGTGTACCAGAAGAAGGTGTCGCGCTCGCCGATATCACTCTGCAGGGCAACGGCCTTGAGATGCTCCAGCAGCACTCCGCCGTGACCGTGGATGATGCCCTTGGGCAGGCCGGTGGTGCCCGAGGAGAACAGGATCCACAGCGGATGGTCGAAAGCGACGGCGCTGGTGACCAGTTCACCGCCACCGGAAGTCACCGCGTCCCAGTCGAGATGGTCACTGGGCGTGGGAGCCATCCGCGGTACCGAGACGGTGGCGCGCAGCGTGGGCAACCCGGCCCGCAGCGCGGCGACATCGGCGCTCTTGTCGTGGTTTTTGCCGCCGAACCGGTACCCGTCGGTGGTCACCAGCACCACCGGTTCGAGCTGACCGAGCCGGTCCAGCGCCGCCTTGGCCGAGTAGTCCTGACCGCACGCACTCCACACCGCCCCGACCGCGGCGGTGCCCAGGAAGGCGATGACCGCTTCGGCGATGTTGGGCAGATAGCCGACGACCCGGTCACCGGCGCCCACGCCGAGATCGGTCAGGGACTTCGCGAACCCCGCTGTGCGGCTCAGGAGTTCGGTCCAGGACAGCTCTACGGTCGGGGTATCTTCACTTGCACACAGGATCGCGGGCCGGTCGGTGCGGCACTGTCGCAGCACCTGGTCGACGAAGTTGAGCCGCGCACCGGGGAACCACCGCGCTCCGGGCATGTCGGTGCCGGCCAGCACCTCACCGGGCACCTCACCGAGCCCGAAGTACTGCCACAGCGCCCCCCAGAATGCGGCGGGCTCATCCACCGACCATTGCCACAGCGCGTGATACTCGGCCGGGGCCCCGGCGAACCGGGCGAAATCGGTGACCCGGGCCTCGGCGATATCGGTGGCGGTGGGCTCCCACTGCGGCGCGGTGCTCACCGGGCGCTCCACCCACCGTCCATCGTGTACGACGCGCCGGTCACCATGCCGGCCTGCTCAGAGGCCAGCCAGCCCACCAGCGAGGCCACCTCCGCGGGTTCCACCAGTCGTTTGATGGCGCTCTCCTTCAGCAGGATCTGTTCGACGACCTGCTGCTCGTCGATACCGTGGGTGCGTGCCTGATCGGCGATCTGCTTGTCCACCAGCGCAGTTCGCACATATCCGGGGTTGACGCAGTTGCTGGTCACTCCGTGCGGGCCGCCCTCCAGGGCGGTCACCTTGGACAGTCCCTCCAGTGCATGCTTGGCGGTCACGTAGGCGACCTTATATTCCGAGGCCCGCAGCCCGTGCACCGATGACAGATTGATGATCCGGCCGAAGCCCGCGTCGTACATGTGCGGCAGCGCGGCCCGGATGAGCAGGAACGGCACCTCGGTCATCAGCGCCAGCAGCATTCGGAACGCCTCCGGCGGAAAATCGGTGATGGGAGCGACGCGTTGCACTCCGGCGTTGTTCACCAGGATGTCGGTCTGCAGCACGACGTCCTGCAGGGCGTGCACATCGAGGAGGTCGACCGCCCATGCGGTGCCGCCGATCTCGTCGGCCGTTGCGCCGGCCCCGTCACCGTCCCGGTCGGCCACGGTGACATGCGCACCGCGGGCTGCGAGTTCGCGCGCGCAGGCCGCGCCGATGCCGCTGGCGCCGCCGGTGACCAGGGCGGTCTTACCGGAGAGCCCACTCATGCACGCGCCTCGGCGATGTCCCGCGCATCGGCGTCGTCCAGGGTCCGCAGGTCGATGCCGTTGGTCTCCCGGGTGAAGAGCACCGCGACCAGGGTGATGGCGCAGGCGATGGCCAGGTAGATCGAGATCGGCACCGGGGAGTCGTAGATGTCGAGCAACTTCACCGCGATCAGCGGCGCGAGCGAACCCGCCACGATGGAGGTCACCTGATAGCCCAGAGACACCCCGGAGTAGCGCATCCGGGTCGGGAACATCTCGGACATGATGGCCGGCTGCGGCGCATACATGAGCGCGTGGATCATCAGGCCGAGGGTGACCGCGGCGGTGATGACGACGTAGTTGCCGCTGTTCATCATCGGGAAGGCGAAGAAGCCCCAGGTGCCGCCCAGCACCGCACCCACCATGTACACCGGGCGCCGGCCGAAGCGGTCGGCCAGGTAGCCCACCACCGGCACCGCGGCGAAGTGCACCGCATGCGCGAACAGCAGGTACCACAGGATGGAACTGGTGTCCGCACCCACCGACACCTTCAGGTAGGTGATGGAGAACGTGACCACCAGGTAGTACATGATGTTCTCGCCGAATCGCAGACCCATCGCGGTGAACACACCACGCGGGTAGCGCTTGAGCACCTCGACGACGCTGAACGAGGTGGCCTTGATCTGCTCGGCCTCCTGTTGTGCCGCAACGAAGATCGGTGCGTCGGTGACCTTGGTGCGGATGTAGTAGCCGACCAGGACGACCACCGCCGACAGCCAGAACGCCACCCGCCAACCCCAGGACAGGAAGGCCGCTTCCGACAGTGTCGCGGTGAGCACCAGCAGCACGACGGTGGCGAGCATGTTGCCCACCGGCACTCCGGCCTGCGGCCAGCTGGCCCAGAATCCACGCCGGTTGTTCGGGCTGTGCTCAGCGACCAGCAGGATCGCGCCACCCCATTCACCGCCGACGGCGAAACCCTGGATGAAGCGCAGCGTCACCAACAGTCCCGGCGCCCAGTAGCCGATCTGCCCGAATGTCGGCAGGCACCCCATCAGGAAGGTGGCGGCGCCGACGAGCAGCAGGGAGAACTGCAGGAGCTTCTTGCGACCGAACTTGTCGCCGTAGTGGCCGAACACGATGCCGCCGAGCGGGCGTGCCACGAAGCCCACCGCGTAGGTCGCGAAGGCCAGGAAGATCGCGTTGAGCTCACTGGTCGTCTCGGAGAAGAACACCTTGCTGAACACCAGCGTCGCCGCGGTGCCGTACAGGAAGAACTCGTACCACTCCACGACCGTGCCGGCCATAGATGCGGTGACGACGCGTTTCAGGCCGGAGGTCTGAGCGGAATTGTGATCGGCAGCACACATACGGGTGAGTATTCATGCACGTCAAGATCGAAACAATGCTCAGATCTGCAGTACCTGTCTGCAAAAATGCAGATATGGGACTGCCGAGCGCCGACGATCTGCTCATCCTGCTGGCCGTCGGACGCACCGGTCGCTACATCAGCGCCGCCGAAGCGCTCGGCGTCAACCACACCACCATCTCGCGCCGCATCGCCGCCCTCGAGCAGGCCATCGGCACCAGGGTGCTGACCCGGGTGGGCGCGGGCTGGGAACTCACCGACCGTGGTCGCGAGGTGCTGGCCGCCGCCGAAGCGGTCGAGGCCGCGGTCCACTCGCTGGGGGGCGCCGCCGGCCAACCGCGCCCGCTCGAAGGTGTCGTGCGCATCTCGGCGACCGACGGTTTCAGCGCCTATATCGCCAGCCCCGCGGCGGCCGATGTGCAACGCAGCCATCCCGGGGTGTCGGTGGAGATCGTGGCCGCGATCCGGCGGGCCAGCCAGCAACGGTCCAGCGTCGATATCGAAGTCGTGGTCGGCGAGCCTACCGTGCACCGGGCGCAGGCGATCCGGCTGGGCGACTACTGCCTGGGCCTCTACGGCTCGGCGGGGTATCTGGCCGAACACGGCACGCCCACCGGACTCGATGAACTGAGCGAGCACCCGCTGGTCTATTTCATCGACTCCATGCTGCAGGTCGATGACCTCGACCATGCCACCGGTTTCGCCCCGAACATGCGGCAGTCGGTGTCCTCGACCAACGTCTTCGTCCACGTCGAGGCGACCCGCGCGGCGGCGGGTCTGGGGCTGCTGCCGTGTTTCATGGCCGACCGGCATGACGATCTGATCCGGGTGCTTCCCGACACTGTCGCGGTGGCGCTGACCTATTGGCTGGTGACCCGCGCCGAGACGCTGCGCAGGCCCGAAGTGGCGGCCATCATCGACGCGATCCGGGATCGGATGCGCGCGGACCGTAATGCCCTACTCGGCAGGCCGACCTGAATATCGTGAGGCCATGCCCTTCCTGCAGACCGACACCGCCCGCGCCTACTATCGGCACTGGCCGGCCGCCGAACCCCGCGCCGCCGTCGTGTTCCTGCACGGGTTCGGCGAACACACCGGGCTGTACCACCGCTACGGATTCACGCTCAACGCCGCGGGGATCGACCTGTGGGCCGTCGACCAACTGGGGCATGGGCTCAGCCCGGGGCGGCGTGGAGATGTCGGCACCCTGGCGGACAGCTCGGCACTGGCCGAGGCGCTCACCGTCATCGTCGAGCAACAGCGGCCCGGCCTACCGCTGATCGCTGCCGGCCACTCATTTGGATCCGTCGTCACCGCGTTGCGGTTGGTGGAGCAGCCGGCACGCTACCGCGCGGGCATCCTCTCCGGGGCTCCGCTGGCCCCGGTCGCCGACCTGCTGGACGTGGACACCTCGTTGGACCTCGATCCGTCCTGGCTGTCCGGTGACCCGTTCTATCTCGATGGGCTGGAGAACGATCCGCTGGCTTTCGTCGAGGCGGACAGCGCGCCGCTCACTCGCGCACTCGATGCCGCCTGGGACCGTTTCGGTTCCGAGCTCCCGACGTTGACGGTGCCGACGCTGGCCGTGCACGGCGTCGGCGATCCCATTGCGCCCGTGGGGCAGGTGCGGGCCTATGCCGAACAGATCGACGCCCTGCAGATCGCCGAATTCCCCGCCGCCAAACACGACATCCTCAACGAAACAGTGCACCGAGATGTCGCCACGACCGTCATTGCCTTCATCGCGGCGACGCTGGGATGGCATTCTGTTCGCGATGGCACTCGGGCTGAATAAAGACACCAAGAGCACACTGGTCAAACTGCTGGCGGCGATCGCGCTCATCGCGGTCATCCTCGGCGGTTTCGCGGCGTGCCTGTTCACCGTGCGCTCCGACAACGTGGCGACGGAGACAAGTTCCGGACCGGCGCTGCAGGGCAGCTTCAAGGTCGACATCGGCCCGACCGCCACGCCGGACGGCAAGCCGGTGGCCGGCACCGCCCGCACCGAGACCTGGGCGGCCCGCTCGACGTGCCGCGGCACCGAATGTGTTGCGACGGTGTCGGTGGTCGATCCGAAGAACCCGTCCGGCCCACCGGCGCTCACGATGGTGTTCGACTACGTCGACGGTGACTGGCTGAGCGTGCGCGAGGCCCCCGACAAGTGCAAGGTCGGCGATGCCGACGTCGATGTCACCGGCTGGTCGATCATCTCGCTACGGCCCCGACTCGACGGGTCGATGTCCGGTGAGTACACCTGGGCGACGGCACCGGCCCTGTGCGCCAGCAAGCGTGCGGTCAACCTGTCGCCCACCAGCGGAGCGGGCACCGGCACCGAGGCGGCCGATCCGGCGAAGGAGCCGCCGCTGCAGGCCTCCCCCGGCGCGGCGCTGTGGGGCACCTACACCTATACCCAGACCTATCCGGCCACCGGCGAGGTCTTTCCGCCGCACGACTACCGCGCCACCACCCACTGCCTACGTACCGGTGAGCGGTGCGTGACGTTGATGTCGACCATCGACACCAACAACCTGTTCGTCATGCAGTACGGCGACCGCCGCTTCACCGCGAGCTTCCCCGAGGGTGACGCGCAGTGCACGGACGGAATCGGCAAGGTGCGCCAGTCATCCCGCGATGAACTACCACTGCCGCAGGGACCGCAGAACCCGATCCAGACGCTGACCGGAAAGTCGTTCCAGGACTACACCGGAGACTGCCCGGCCCAGGTGGAACTGGACGTCCGGATCCAGCGCACCGGCGACTAGCGCTGCGGGATTACAGCACCCCGGGCGAGCGAAGCGACGGGATTACAGCGCCCCGGGCGAGCGAAGCGACGGGATTACAGCCAGGTGTCCGAGGTGGTCGCGGTGAGGAAGGCGTCCAGGTCGTCGCGCCACTGGGCCGGTGTGTTCTTGTCCGGTTCGATACCGGTGTATTCGCCACGGTAGAACAGCAGTGGTCGCGGCTTGAGGGCGGGCGGCTCCGACATCGACTGCACCGCACCGAATACCACGAAGTGATCGCCGCCGTCGTGCACCGAGGCCACCGTGCAGTCGATGTGGGCCAGGCTGCCCTCGATCACCGGCGATCCGAGTTCCGAAGGACGCCAGTCGATCCCGGCGAACTTGTCTGGAGCCTTGGACCCGAACTGCGCCGAGACGTGCTGCTGATTCTCGTGCAGCATGTTGACGCAAAACTTACCGCTGGCCTCGATGGCCTGCCAGGCCCGCGACTGTTTGGTCGGGCAGAACAGCACCAGCGGCGGATCCAGCGACAGAGCGGCGAACGACTGGCAGGCGAACCCGATCGGGGTGTCCTCATGCGCGGTGGTGATCACCGTGACGCCGGTACAGAACTGCCCGAGCACATGCCGGAATGTGCGCGGATCGATGGTCGCAGAACCCATGACTACTTGAAGCCGACGCTGAAGTCGTGGCCCCATAGGCTGACCGCGGTGCTCTCCCGGGCCACCCAGCTGTGGTCCTCGACTTCGAGTCCCTCGCAACCGAACTCGATATCAAAGCCGCCGGGGGTCTTGATGTAGAAGGACAGCATCTTGTCGTTGGTGTGTCTGCCCAGGGTCGCCGACATCTTCACCTTGCGGCGCAGCGCGCGGTCCAGGCAGAGGCCGACATCGTCGGATTCCTCGACCTCGACCATCAGATGGACGATGCCGGTCGGATTGGGCATCGGCATGAAGGCCAGCGCGTGATGGCGCGGGTTGCACCCGTAGAAGCGCAACCAGATCGGATCACCATCGGCCGGGCGGCCCGCCAGTTGCGGCGGCAAGCTCATCGAATCCCGCAACCGGAAGCCGAGCACGTCCTGGTAGAACGCCTGTGCCGCAGCGTCATCGTCACAGGTGAGCACCACGTGCCCCAGGCCCTGCTCGGCGGTGACGAACTTGTGGCCGTACGGGCTGACGAACCGGCGGCCCAGATACTGGGCGCCGTGGAAGGCCTCCAGCACGTTGCCTGCCGGGTCGGTGAAACGGATCAGGCCCTCGACGCGCCGTTCGGATTTCTCCTCGCGGGTGCCCTCGGTGAAATCGACGCCCGCCTTGGACAGCGTCTCGCGCAGCGCCTGCAGGGCGGGTGCGTCGGCGACCTCCCAGCCGGAGATGAGCAGCCGGTCCTGCTCGCCGGGCACGATGACCAGCCGGGCCGCCATCTCGTCCATGCGCAGGTACAGCGCACCCGGGGTGGAGCCGTCGCCTTCGACCATGCCGAGCACCTTGAGCGCGAACTCGCGCCACGCCGCGACGTCGGTGGCTTCGATGCGCATGTATCCCAGCGCCTTGATGCTCATGTCTTAACCCCCGAGAAAATCAATGGTGAGCTTGTTGAACTCGTCGAACTTCTCGACCTGGGCCCAGTGTCCGCACTGCCCGAACACGTGCAACTGCACGCGCGGAATCTGCTTCACCGCGACCAGCGCACCGTCGAGCGGATTGACCCGGTCCTCGCGGCCCCAGATCAGCAGCACCGGCTGACGCAGCTTGTACACCTCGCGCCACATCATGCCGAGCTCGAAGTCCGCTCCCGCGAACGATTTACCCATCGCCCGGGTGGCGGCCAGCGATTCCGGGGTGCTGGCGATCGCGAAGCGCTCGTCGACGAGTTCCGGGGTGACCAACTTCTGGTCGAACACCATGATGCGGATGAAGGCTTCGAGGTTCTCCCGCGTCGGCTCGTAGTTGAACTTGGCGAGCGCCTTGACACCCTCGGTCGGATCGGGCGCGAACAGGTTGACGCTGAGGCCGCCGGGGCCCATCAGGACGAGCTTGCCGGCCCGGTCCGGGTAATCGAGCGCGAACCGCACCGCGGTACCGCCGCCGAGCGAGTTTCCCAGCAGCGGAACCCGACCCTGCACACCCAGGCGGTCGAGCAGACCGAGCACCGCCTTGGCGCTGTACCGGTTGTACTGCTCATGCTCGGTGTGCTTGTCGGACAGTCCGTATCCCGGCTGGTCGATCGCGATGACGTGGAACTTCTCGGCGAGCACGGCGATGTTGCGGCCGAAGTTCGACCAACTCGATGCGCCCGGCCCGCCGCCGTGCAACAGCACGATGGTCTGCGCGGTCGGGTCGCCCGCCTCGTGGTAGTGCAGGCGCATGGCCAGTTCCCCGGCCTGCACGTCGGCGTACCGGGAGGTGGATTCAAAGGTGATTTCAGATACCGCAGTCATCAGACCATCGTGTCCGCGGGCGGCAGGCCGAACTCGTTGTTGCCGAAGATCAGGTAGGCGCGCTCGGGTTCGTTGGCGGCGTGCACCCGGCCGGCGTGGGCGTCACGCCAGAACCGCTGCAGCGGAGCGCCGGTCACCAGTGCGGTGGCACCGGCCGACTCGAACAGCAGATCGATCGAGGCGATGGAGCGGGCCGTGGCACGCACCTGGTCGCGCCGTGCCCGGGCGCGCAGCTCGAACGGAATCTCCTTGCCCGCCTGCAGCAGCGCGTACTCGTCGCCGACATTACCGATCAGCTGGCGCCAGGCGGCGTCGATATCGCTGGCGGCCTCGGCGATGCGAACCTTGGCGAACGGGTCGTCCTTGGACTTCTCGCCGGCGAAGGCGGCACGCACCCGCTTGCCCTGATGCTCGACATGGGCGGCGTAGGCGCCGTAGGCCATGCCGACGATCGGTGCGGAGATGGTGGTGGGATGCATGGTGCCCCACGGCATCTTGTAGACCGGCGCGGTGTTGTTCTCGTATCCGCCCGCGGTGCCGTCGTTCATCGCCTTGTAGGACAGGAAGCGGTGCGAGGGCACGAACACGTCCTTGACGACGACGGTGTTGCTGCCGGTCCCCTTCAGTCCGACGACATGCCACACGTCGTCGATGGTGTATTCGGTGCGCGGGATGAGGAAGCTGCCGAAGTCGACCGGGCGCCCGTCCTTGATCACCGGGCCGCCGAGGAACGCCCAGGTGGCGTGCTCGCTACCGGAGGACCACTGCCAGGCGCCGCTGACCAGGTAGCCACCGTCGACGACGGTGCCCGCGCCCATCGGCGCGTACGACGAGGACACCCGCACGGTCGGATCCTCGCCCCACACCTCGTCCTGGGCCCGCTGATCGAACAGCGCGAGGTGCCAGTTGTGCACGCCGATGATCGAGCTGATCCAGCCGGTGGAACCGCAGGCACTCGCCAGTCTGCGGACCGCCTCGTAGAAGTTCGTCGGGTCGGCCTGCAGACCGCCCCACTGCTCGGGCTGGAGCAGTTTGAAGAAGCCGACCTCGTCGAGTTCGTTGATGGTTTCGTAGGACACCTGGCGCCGATCTTCGGCGGCCTGGGCCCGTTCACGCAGCTTCGGCAACAGATCATCGATGCCGGCGAGCACCGCCTGCACGTCACGCTGTTCAATAGACGTCACTGAATTGCCTCCCGGATCGAGATCAAGCACTGGACAAAGATTAGAACACGTTACGATTTGTGTCGAGTAGCGTGCCGAATCATCGGCTGGACCTGCACATGTTCGGTTTTGTAACATGTTCTAGTTATGAGGGAAAAGAGGGCAGGCCTGTGACGGATGAGCCGCTCGGTAGCCATGTGCTGGAACTGCAGGTGACCGAGGTCGTCGAGGAGACCGCCGACGCCCGCTCGCTGGTGTTCGCGATTCCGGACGGGAGTGACATTCCCGCAGACCGGCTTCGCTACGCGCCCGGCCAGTTCCTGACGCTGCGGGTGCCCAGCGAGCGGACCGGTTCGGTGGCCCGTTGTTACTCGCTGTCGAGTGCGCCGACCATCGACAAACACCTCACGGTCACCGTCAAGAGAACTGCCGACGGCTACGCCTCGAACTGGTTGTGCGACAACGCCCACGCCGGGATGCGGATGCATGTGCTGGCCCCTTCGGGCACCTTCGTGCCCAAGAACCTGGACACCGATCTGCTGCTGCTGGCCGCCGGCAGCGGGATCACGCCGATGATGGCGATCTGCAAATCCGCACTCGCCGAGGGCAGCGGAAAGATCGTGCTGGTCTACGCCAACCGCGACGAGAACTCGGTGATCTTCGCCGCCGCACTCCGGGAGCTGGCGTCCGCACACCCGGACCGGTTGACGGTCATCCACTGGCTGGAGACCGTGCAGGGCCTGCCCAGCACGGACGCGCTGGCCACCCTGCTACGCCCCTTCGCCGCGCACGAGGCGTTCATCTGCGGGCCCGGCCCGTTCATGGCGGCCGCCGAGGCCGCGTTGAAGACCGTCGACGCGAAGCACATCCACATCGAGGTCTTCAAGTCCCTGGACTCCGACCCCTTCGCCGAGGTCGTCATCGAGATCGACGAGGACGACGACCGCGGGCCGGCGCAGGCCATCGTCGAACTCGACGGCACCACCCATGAGATCGAGTGGCCGCGCAAGGCAAAGCTGCTCGACGTCCTGCTCAACAAGGGACTCGACGCTCCCTTCTCCTGCCGCGAGGGCCACTGCGGAGCCTGCGCGGTGCTGATGCGCAAGGGCGATGTGGACATGGAGATCAACGACGTGCTCGAACCGTCCGATCTCGACGAGGGGCTGATCCTGGCGTGCCAGGCGCTGCCCGCGTCGGATTCGGTGGAAGTCACCTACGACGAATAGCGCTCGGGCTAACATTCGCCCGGACCGGGAGGAACTGCCGTGAAGAGGATTCTGGGAGTGGCCGCGGCCGTCTGCGCCACCGCCGCGCTGACCGGTCCCGCTGTCGCGGGTGCCGCGACGAACACCGGTATGTCGTCGATACCGGCGCCGGGCGGCACGCTCGAACTGCACGCCACCGCCGACTGCGTGCAGGCGCAGGGACGGTGCTTCTTCAACACGCAGATGAACCTGCTCACCCCGCAGGGCCCCATCGGCTTCCCCCAGGAGTTCTGGGCGCGCCAGACCATCACCCTGCGCAGCACCGACCGCAGCGTCTTTCAGGAAGTGAGTTACAGCGCACCGACGGGCGCACCGCCGGAGACCAAGGGCGCCAACATCAACAACGTGCTGTCCCGGTCCTTCAAGGCGGTCAGCGGTAACGAGATCTCGGTCACCTACTTCGGCGGCGGACCCCTGGAGCGCTTCCGCACCGACGGTGTCGCCGTGCAAACCGACTGGGCCACCGGCAAACCCACCACCGAAGCCGGCTTCGTCGTGTGCTCGAACGTTCAGGTGGTCTACTCCGGGGTGAACTTCACCACCCCGGCGGCGTGCGCGCAGACCACCTTCAGCTGACCCGCGGCGGCGACATGGCACCCACCGACCGGTTCCGTGCCCGCAAGCAACCCCGACAGCAGCGTTCGGCCCAGACCCGCCGCGTCATCCTCGACGCGGCGGCCCGCGTTTTCGGCGAGCACGGCTACGCCGCCGGCACCACGAACCGCATCGCGGCGGCGGCGGGTGTGTCCATCGGCTCGCTGTACCAGTACTTTCCGAACAAGGACGCCATCCTCGCCGCGCTGAGCGACGCTCACATCGACGCCGGCACCACCCTGCTGGCCGACCGGCTGCGCGACGGCCTACCCGAGGCGCTCGACGATCTGGTGCGGCTGTTCGTGCGCGCCGCCATCGACAACCACCGCGAGGACCCCGCGCTGCACCGAGTCCTCTTCGAGGAGGCGCCCCGTTCGGCGGCGCTGCTGGCCCGGCTGCGCGACACCGAGGCGCGTGGTGTCGCGGGTGTCACCGAACTGCTGCGCCGCCACCCCGAAGTCCGGGTCGCCGATCCGGAATTCGCGGCCCGGCTGACCGTCGCCACCGTCGAATCGCTGGTGCACCGACTCATCGTGGCTCCGGTCGATCCCGCCCAACTGGAGGACGAGGTGGTCCGGCTGCTGACGGGGTACCTGACGGCTAACGCGGCAGTCCCAGCAGCCGCTCCCCCGCCAGCGTGAGCAGGATCTGCTCGGTGCCGCCGGCGATGGACAGGCAGCGGGTGTTCAGGAAGTAGCGCACGTCCGGGGAATCGACGATGCCCGCACCGTCCAGGAAGTCCATCACCGTCTCGGCCAGGCCCTGGCGGTAGCGCACCCCGATCAGCTTGCGCACGCTCGACGGCGCACCCGGATCGTTTCCACCGACGGCCAGCCGCGCGATCAACTGATCCAGCAGCGAACCGACCTGTGCGGCAATGATCAACGTACCCAGTCGATCGGCCTCCGCGCCGTCGAGCGCGCGGTCGCCGATCACGTCGAGCAGGTGCTCCATCCCCTTGTCCAGCGCCCCGCCGGTGGCGATCGCGACGCGCTCATTGGCCAGGGTGGTGCGGGCCAGCGGCCATCCGCCGTCGACCTCGCCGACCACCAGCTCGTCGGGCACGAACAGGTCGTCGAAGAACACCTCGTTGAAGAGGGCCTCTCCGGTGATCTCACGCAGCGGGCGGATATCGATGCCGGGCGAGTTCATCTCCACCAGAAAGTAGGTGATGCCCTTGTGTTTCGGCACATCGGGGTTGGTGCGGGCCAGGCAGATGCCCCAGTTCGCGCGGTGCGCGTTCGAGGTCCACACCTTCTGGCCGGTCAGACTCCAACCGGCCTTGCCATCCCGCTCGGCGCGAACGGCCTTGGTGCGCAACGCAGCCAGGTCCGAACCGGCGCCCGGCTCGGAGAACAGCTGGCACCAGTACACGTCGCCGGTGAGGGTGCCGGGGATGAACCGGTCGATCAGTTCCGGGGTGCCCGCCGCCAGGATGGTCGGCGCGGCCCACCAGCCGATCGAGATGTCCGGGCGCGCCACCCCGGCCGCATTCAGTTCCTCGTCGATGACCAGTTGCTCGGCGGGCGTCGCGTCCCGGCCGTAGGGCTTGGGCCAGTGCGGCGCCAGCAGCCCCGACTCGGCCAGTGCACGCTGGCGCTCTTCCTCGGGCAGCTCGGCGATCTTCGCTGCGGCAG
It includes:
- the hsaA gene encoding 3-hydroxy-9,10-secoandrosta-1,3,5(10)-triene-9,17-dione monooxygenase oxygenase subunit, which encodes MTSIEQRDVQAVLAGIDDLLPKLRERAQAAEDRRQVSYETINELDEVGFFKLLQPEQWGGLQADPTNFYEAVRRLASACGSTGWISSIIGVHNWHLALFDQRAQDEVWGEDPTVRVSSSYAPMGAGTVVDGGYLVSGAWQWSSGSEHATWAFLGGPVIKDGRPVDFGSFLIPRTEYTIDDVWHVVGLKGTGSNTVVVKDVFVPSHRFLSYKAMNDGTAGGYENNTAPVYKMPWGTMHPTTISAPIVGMAYGAYAAHVEHQGKRVRAAFAGEKSKDDPFAKVRIAEAASDIDAAWRQLIGNVGDEYALLQAGKEIPFELRARARRDQVRATARSIASIDLLFESAGATALVTGAPLQRFWRDAHAGRVHAANEPERAYLIFGNNEFGLPPADTMV
- a CDS encoding ferredoxin--NADP reductase, which gives rise to MTDEPLGSHVLELQVTEVVEETADARSLVFAIPDGSDIPADRLRYAPGQFLTLRVPSERTGSVARCYSLSSAPTIDKHLTVTVKRTADGYASNWLCDNAHAGMRMHVLAPSGTFVPKNLDTDLLLLAAGSGITPMMAICKSALAEGSGKIVLVYANRDENSVIFAAALRELASAHPDRLTVIHWLETVQGLPSTDALATLLRPFAAHEAFICGPGPFMAAAEAALKTVDAKHIHIEVFKSLDSDPFAEVVIEIDEDDDRGPAQAIVELDGTTHEIEWPRKAKLLDVLLNKGLDAPFSCREGHCGACAVLMRKGDVDMEINDVLEPSDLDEGLILACQALPASDSVEVTYDE
- a CDS encoding TetR/AcrR family transcriptional regulator, whose translation is MAPTDRFRARKQPRQQRSAQTRRVILDAAARVFGEHGYAAGTTNRIAAAAGVSIGSLYQYFPNKDAILAALSDAHIDAGTTLLADRLRDGLPEALDDLVRLFVRAAIDNHREDPALHRVLFEEAPRSAALLARLRDTEARGVAGVTELLRRHPEVRVADPEFAARLTVATVESLVHRLIVAPVDPAQLEDEVVRLLTGYLTANAAVPAAAPPPA